AAAGGATTCAACGTATTGGCGGGCGTAACGTATGATTTTTGAACATAATTGAGTTGATGCCCGAGTTGCCAATCAGCTAGTACCGCCCAAGGCCTCCAGGTCGCCCGCCATGTTTCTTCTTGGGAAGCGTGGCCTACGGTCTGGAGGTCTTTTGCGTACCAGTCGCCGCCGCCCGGGCTCACGCCACGTAACCTTTGCCGCTGATGCAGCTCTCCGACCATATCCGCACCCTGCTGCGCGACCACGACTGCGTTATCATCCCCGAGTTTGGGGGCCTGATTGCCGATTACGCCCCGGCCCAGGTGCACCCCGTGCGCCACACGCTGGCCCCGCCCGCCAAGCGCGTGGCCTTCAACCAGTCGCTGACCCGCAACGACGGGCTGCTGGTCGATGCGTTGAGCCGCTCCCTGAACCTGACCACGGCCCAGGCCCGCCTGCTCGTGCGCGACGCCGTAGGCCGTCTGCAGGCTGAGCTCGACGCCAGCCAGCGCACCGAGCTGCCCGGTATCGGGATTTTCCGGCAGTCGGCCGGCCGGGGGCTGGAGTTCGAGTACACCGGCAATCAGAACCTGCTCACGGCCAGTTACGGCCTGCCCGAGCTGGTTTCGCGCCCTATCCGGGCCACCGATGCCCTGCTGGCCCGTGACCGGCAGCAGTCGGCCCCCATCTTAGCCGTAAGCCGTTCCCGTCGCGCGATGAAAACGTTCCGTATTGCCGCTACCCTGGTTATTACCGGCCTGATTTTGTCGGCCAACTATCAGTTTGCTTCCCAGTTGGGCTACCTGCCCGAAAGCTGGAAAATAACGTCGAGCCAGGAGCCCACCACCGCTGAGTCGGCCGCGCCGGAGGAAGCCGCGCCCGCCGTAGCCCGGCAGCCCGCCGCCCTGGCAGCCCACGACTGGGATGATTCGGCCCCGGTAGCGAGTGCCGCCGAGCCGGTGGCGCCCGCCGCCCCCGCTGCCGTAGTGGCCAAGCCGGTGGTGCGCAAGCCCAAGGCCGTAGCTGCCAAGCCCGTCGTGAAAGCTCCGGCTGCAACCAAGCCCGCCGCGGCCGTGTCGGTAGCCAAGCCGGCTGTAGCCACGGATGGTGGCACAACCATTAAAGGCCGCACGGGCCGGGCCTACGTCATTGTGGGGGCTTATAATACGCTGGCCCACGCCGAGAAAGGCCGGATGGCGCTGGTCAACCACGGCCACCGCCACGCCCGCATCGTGATGCCGGCTCCGGGCAGCCGCAAGTTTCGCCTCTCGGCCATTGATTACGCCAATAAGGCTGAAGCGCAAAAACAACTGCCGGTGCTGCGCAAGCACTTAGGCTCATCACTCTGGGTTCTCAATTACTAGCATGACCTCTTTCCTGCTGCAGGTTACCACCGCCGCTACTGTTGCCGCCGATACCGCCGCTGCGGCCGCCAACCAGGCGGCTGATGCCGCTGCCGCTACCGGCGACCTTTCCCTGATTGATTTGATTCTGAAGGGGGGCTGGATTATGGTGCCGCTCTTCCTGCTGTCTTTCGTTTCGATTTACATCATCATTGAGCGCTACCTGACCATCCGCCGGGCAGCCGTAAATCCTGATTCCTTTATGGCCGGCATCCGCGGGCTGATGGTAAAGGGCGACCTGCAGGGTGCTAAAATGCTCTGCGCCCAGAACCCTTCGCCGCTGGCCCGCATGGTGGAGAAAGGTATCCGCCGCATCGGCCTGCCGCTCAAGGACATCGAAAGCAGCGTCGAGAACGTGGGCAAGATTGAAATTGCCCGCCTGGAAAAGAACATCAGCATCCTGGGCATTATCGCCGGTATTGCGCCCATGCTCGGCTTCGTGGGTACCATCATCGGGGTAATCAAGATTTTCTACGCCATTTCTACCACCGGCGACTTTGGCATTGCCCAGATTTCGGGCGGTTTGTACACCAAGATGGTCACCTCGGCCGCCGGTCTGATCGTGGGCATCATTGCCCACGTGGGCTACCACTGGCTCAGCATCATGGTAGAGCGCCTGATCTTCCGCATGGAAAACTCGGCCATCGAATTCATGGACATCCTTCAGGACAATTAAAGGTGAACTAGTGAGATAGTGAACGTGTGAGTTGTCGTTTCATCCGCGCAGCTTGCGCAAACAGAACATTCAAACTCACAATTTCACAATTTCACCAACTCACTACTTCACCGCATGGACCTTAGCCGGCGCCGTAAGCTCTCCTCGCACGTCGAGACGTCTTCGATGAACGACATCATGTTCTTTCTGATGTTGTTCTTCCTGATTGTGAGCACCATGGTCAATCCCAACGTAATCAAGCTCATGCTGCCCAATGCCCGCTCGGGCAAGGCCGTCATGAAGGAAACCATCAACATCTCAGTGGATGCCGCCGGGCAGTAC
Above is a genomic segment from Hymenobacter cellulosivorans containing:
- a CDS encoding HU domain-containing protein, with amino-acid sequence MQLSDHIRTLLRDHDCVIIPEFGGLIADYAPAQVHPVRHTLAPPAKRVAFNQSLTRNDGLLVDALSRSLNLTTAQARLLVRDAVGRLQAELDASQRTELPGIGIFRQSAGRGLEFEYTGNQNLLTASYGLPELVSRPIRATDALLARDRQQSAPILAVSRSRRAMKTFRIAATLVITGLILSANYQFASQLGYLPESWKITSSQEPTTAESAAPEEAAPAVARQPAALAAHDWDDSAPVASAAEPVAPAAPAAVVAKPVVRKPKAVAAKPVVKAPAATKPAAAVSVAKPAVATDGGTTIKGRTGRAYVIVGAYNTLAHAEKGRMALVNHGHRHARIVMPAPGSRKFRLSAIDYANKAEAQKQLPVLRKHLGSSLWVLNY
- a CDS encoding MotA/TolQ/ExbB proton channel family protein — its product is MTSFLLQVTTAATVAADTAAAAANQAADAAAATGDLSLIDLILKGGWIMVPLFLLSFVSIYIIIERYLTIRRAAVNPDSFMAGIRGLMVKGDLQGAKMLCAQNPSPLARMVEKGIRRIGLPLKDIESSVENVGKIEIARLEKNISILGIIAGIAPMLGFVGTIIGVIKIFYAISTTGDFGIAQISGGLYTKMVTSAAGLIVGIIAHVGYHWLSIMVERLIFRMENSAIEFMDILQDN
- a CDS encoding ExbD/TolR family protein, with amino-acid sequence MDLSRRRKLSSHVETSSMNDIMFFLMLFFLIVSTMVNPNVIKLMLPNARSGKAVMKETINISVDAAGQYFLDRQPVTAATLETALQQRVAGLEAPTVVLRVDSSLNVQKLVDILEIGNRLKVKMVMATQAQQSGGK